Proteins from one Mucilaginibacter jinjuensis genomic window:
- the ribD gene encoding bifunctional diaminohydroxyphosphoribosylaminopyrimidine deaminase/5-amino-6-(5-phosphoribosylamino)uracil reductase RibD, with translation MFEHEKYMQRCIELARLGAGYVSPNPMVGAVIVHNDKIIGEGYHRQYGGPHAEVNAVNMVLTNFADAEELLKESTIYVSLEPCAHYGKTPPCADLIIKHQIPNVVVGCRDPFDQVNGKGIEKLQAAGINVEVGVLEKECRELNKRFFTRVKSQRPYIILKWAKTADGFFAPDDDRQFWISGPESRRLVHQWRAEEDAILIGKNTAMIDNPQLNLRHWEGKAPKRVVIDRRLELSKDLNIYDQSVETLIFNEIKTDVEDNIKYIALEDFDRFVPHYILYQLYLQDIQSVIIEGGAHTLNSFIEAGLWDEARVFTGNTVLNKGIPSPAIMGVAAEEYRVGEDTLAILYHQPN, from the coding sequence ATGTTTGAACATGAAAAATATATGCAGCGATGCATCGAACTGGCCCGGTTAGGTGCAGGCTATGTAAGCCCGAACCCGATGGTAGGCGCTGTAATTGTTCACAATGATAAAATAATAGGCGAGGGGTATCACCGTCAGTACGGCGGTCCGCATGCCGAAGTTAATGCCGTAAACATGGTATTAACCAATTTTGCCGATGCTGAAGAGCTGCTCAAAGAATCAACCATCTACGTTTCGCTTGAGCCCTGCGCGCATTATGGCAAAACACCTCCCTGTGCCGATTTGATTATCAAACACCAAATCCCAAATGTGGTTGTTGGCTGCCGAGACCCTTTCGACCAGGTAAATGGCAAGGGGATAGAGAAACTACAGGCAGCAGGTATTAATGTTGAAGTAGGAGTTTTAGAAAAAGAATGCCGGGAGCTGAACAAACGCTTCTTCACCCGCGTAAAAAGTCAGCGTCCGTACATTATATTAAAATGGGCAAAAACAGCTGATGGCTTTTTTGCGCCGGATGACGACAGGCAATTTTGGATCAGCGGACCAGAGTCGCGCCGGTTGGTGCACCAATGGCGTGCCGAGGAAGATGCGATATTGATCGGCAAGAATACCGCCATGATTGATAACCCGCAATTGAACCTGCGCCACTGGGAGGGTAAGGCGCCTAAACGTGTGGTGATTGACCGTAGGCTAGAATTGAGCAAAGATTTAAATATATACGACCAAAGTGTTGAAACATTGATATTTAACGAGATTAAAACCGATGTTGAAGACAATATTAAGTATATTGCGCTCGAAGATTTCGACCGGTTTGTGCCGCATTATATTTTATACCAGTTATACCTGCAGGATATCCAGTCGGTAATAATTGAAGGGGGCGCACACACGCTTAATAGTTTTATTGAAGCGGGATTATGGGACGAAGCCAGAGTATTTACCGGCAACACAGTTTTAAATAAAGGCATACCTTCACCTGCTATTATGGGTGTTGCTGCCGAAGAATACAGGGTAGGAGAAGATACCTTAGCAATTTTATACCATCAACCTAATTGA
- a CDS encoding WbqC family protein: MIEKGALLPMFYLPPVEYFTKITQYKPDLWIERDEHFPKQTYRNRANIYSPDGLLTLVVPVVKGSKVHTPAKDVKISYDFRWQRLHWMSLQACYRRSAYFEYYEADFAPFYEQETTYLFDYNQKQLELIMRLLKIKTPPNYTETYEARYPETVTDLRNAFSAKKEVATEQKPYFQVFEERKGFLKNLSIVDLLFNQGPQAINYL, translated from the coding sequence ATGATTGAAAAAGGTGCGCTGCTGCCCATGTTTTATCTGCCACCGGTTGAGTATTTTACTAAAATTACCCAGTATAAACCCGATTTGTGGATAGAACGCGACGAGCATTTCCCCAAACAAACATACCGTAACCGGGCCAATATATATTCGCCCGATGGCCTTTTAACGCTTGTTGTACCGGTTGTAAAAGGATCAAAAGTCCATACACCAGCCAAAGATGTAAAGATAAGCTACGATTTTAGATGGCAGCGTTTACACTGGATGAGCCTGCAGGCTTGTTATCGCCGTTCGGCCTATTTTGAGTATTACGAGGCTGACTTTGCCCCTTTTTACGAGCAAGAAACAACGTATTTGTTCGACTATAATCAGAAACAATTGGAGTTGATTATGCGCTTGTTGAAAATTAAAACGCCGCCCAATTATACTGAAACTTATGAGGCCCGTTATCCCGAAACGGTAACAGATCTGCGTAATGCTTTTAGTGCTAAAAAAGAAGTTGCTACTGAACAAAAGCCGTACTTTCAGGTTTTTGAAGAACGTAAAGGTTTTTTAAAGAACCTGAGCATTGTTGACCTGTTATTTAACCAGGGACCCCAAGCAATAAATTATTTGTAA
- a CDS encoding IMPACT family protein, protein MLFDDTYLTIAEPVEGIHRVSGSKFLSFAYPIKSEAEIKPIIAKLKALYPQANHHCWAVKLGTDQSAQRFNDDGEPAGSAGRPILNTLLSKRLTNIMVVVVRYFGGTLLGIPGLISAYKIATEEALNTAKIIEKTFNDVYQVNFDYLQMNDVMKVVKDLNLEVLETQFDTTCVLKFSVRKTHIDQAEQKFLKISNVKLTYLYSS, encoded by the coding sequence ATGTTATTCGACGATACTTATTTAACCATTGCCGAGCCTGTTGAAGGCATACACCGGGTAAGCGGCAGTAAATTTTTAAGCTTTGCTTATCCCATAAAAAGCGAGGCAGAAATTAAGCCGATTATCGCTAAACTAAAAGCATTGTATCCACAAGCAAACCACCATTGCTGGGCTGTAAAACTGGGGACGGATCAGTCGGCTCAACGTTTTAATGATGATGGCGAACCTGCGGGATCTGCGGGCAGGCCTATCTTAAATACGCTTTTGTCCAAACGGCTAACCAATATTATGGTGGTTGTAGTCCGTTACTTCGGCGGAACCCTGTTGGGTATCCCGGGTCTGATCAGTGCTTATAAAATAGCGACCGAAGAGGCTTTGAATACGGCAAAGATCATCGAGAAAACGTTCAACGATGTTTACCAGGTTAATTTTGATTACCTGCAAATGAACGATGTAATGAAGGTAGTAAAGGATTTAAACCTTGAGGTGCTGGAAACCCAGTTCGATACAACATGCGTGCTAAAATTCAGCGTTAGAAAAACTCATATCGACCAGGCTGAGCAGAAATTCTTAAAAATCAGCAATGTGAAATTAACTTATTTGTATAGTAGTTAA
- a CDS encoding lysophospholipid acyltransferase family protein — translation MIKKGLTSLAIFFLYLLSLLPFWFLYLIADFLYLILFYIAGYRRAVVQENLRNSFPEKTEDERKIIEKKYFHYLADLFVETIKAISMTEKQVKRRMYLLNEEVVQHYFEQNRSIVAVVGHYGNWEWGALRTSFLTNHRRIIIYKPLHDKASDELYKKVRSKFGVTLVTMKATLRKMVEYRNELSISVFASDQTPVREEAHFFTPFLNQPTAVFLGIEKIATLFNSVVIFADIRRVKRGYYQCTFVPLIEEPKQTAEYQITEAHVQYLEKVIREEPPYWLWSHRRWKFKPE, via the coding sequence ATGATAAAAAAAGGGCTTACAAGTTTAGCTATCTTCTTTTTATACCTACTATCGCTACTGCCGTTCTGGTTTTTATACCTCATAGCCGATTTTCTGTACCTTATTCTGTTCTATATTGCGGGCTACAGAAGAGCTGTGGTGCAAGAGAATTTAAGAAATTCATTCCCCGAGAAAACTGAAGACGAAAGAAAAATTATCGAGAAAAAATACTTTCATTACCTGGCCGATTTATTTGTTGAAACCATTAAGGCCATTTCCATGACCGAAAAACAGGTTAAACGCCGTATGTATCTGCTGAATGAGGAAGTGGTACAACATTATTTTGAACAGAACCGAAGTATAGTTGCTGTTGTAGGCCATTATGGCAATTGGGAATGGGGCGCGTTGCGTACCAGTTTTTTAACCAATCATAGGCGGATAATTATTTACAAACCATTGCACGATAAAGCATCGGATGAGCTGTATAAGAAAGTGCGCAGCAAGTTTGGCGTTACACTGGTGACCATGAAGGCTACGCTGCGTAAAATGGTTGAATACCGGAATGAACTATCAATAAGTGTTTTTGCATCCGATCAAACTCCTGTGCGTGAAGAGGCACATTTTTTTACACCATTTTTAAACCAACCAACTGCCGTTTTTCTTGGAATTGAAAAAATAGCCACACTATTTAACTCGGTTGTTATATTTGCCGATATACGCCGTGTAAAAAGGGGATACTATCAGTGTACGTTTGTGCCATTGATAGAGGAACCAAAACAAACCGCTGAATACCAGATAACCGAAGCGCATGTGCAATACCTGGAAAAAGTGATCAGGGAAGAGCCGCCATACTGGCTGTGGTCGCATCGGAGATGGAAGTTTAAGCCGGAATAA
- the xerD gene encoding site-specific tyrosine recombinase XerD, protein MEWQQAIKGFKSYLKLEKSMSANSIQAYSRDIYKLQQFAETQIVILKPTAVTLTDLRQFLTWISELGMIPTSQARILSGIKAFYKYLLLEDEIKIDPSELLESPKTRRKLPDTLSMVDIDMLISAIDLSKPDGARNKAILEVLYSCGLRVSELTELRISNLYLDIEFIKVVGKGSKERLVPIGSSATKALKIWLEEVRVHIPIKKGEEDLVFLNRRGSRLSRVYIFMVIKDLAEIIGLKKSISPHTFRHSFATHLVEGGADLRAVQEMLGHESITTTEIYTHLDRDYLKSTITQYHPRS, encoded by the coding sequence GTGGAGTGGCAGCAGGCAATAAAAGGGTTTAAAAGTTATTTGAAGTTAGAAAAATCGATGTCGGCTAACTCTATACAGGCTTATAGCCGGGATATATATAAGCTACAACAATTTGCAGAAACACAAATAGTTATACTAAAACCAACTGCGGTAACCTTAACCGATCTTCGCCAATTTCTAACCTGGATCAGCGAATTGGGCATGATCCCAACTTCGCAAGCCAGAATTTTATCAGGGATTAAGGCTTTCTATAAATATTTGTTGCTCGAAGATGAAATTAAGATTGACCCGTCTGAATTATTAGAGTCGCCCAAAACACGTCGCAAGTTACCCGATACATTAAGCATGGTTGATATTGATATGCTCATCTCAGCCATCGATCTTTCTAAACCCGATGGCGCACGTAATAAAGCCATTCTGGAAGTATTATACAGTTGCGGCCTACGGGTATCTGAATTAACGGAGCTAAGAATCTCCAACCTATACCTCGATATCGAATTTATTAAAGTAGTAGGTAAAGGCAGCAAAGAACGCCTTGTGCCTATTGGTAGTTCAGCAACAAAAGCATTAAAGATCTGGCTTGAAGAAGTTCGTGTACATATCCCCATCAAAAAAGGAGAGGAAGACCTGGTATTTCTCAATCGCCGTGGCAGTCGCTTAAGCCGTGTTTATATTTTTATGGTGATTAAGGATCTGGCCGAAATTATTGGATTGAAGAAAAGTATTAGTCCGCACACGTTCCGTCATTCATTCGCTACCCATCTTGTTGAAGGCGGCGCCGACCTGCGCGCTGTACAGGAAATGTTGGGCCACGAAAGCATTACCACTACAGAAATTTATACGCATCTGGACAGGGATTATTTGAAAAGTACGATTACGCAGTATCATCCGAGGAGCTGA
- a CDS encoding glycosyltransferase family 2 protein, with amino-acid sequence MDIKPKVAVVILNWNGLKYLSQFLPDVVQSTYPNLEIVVGDNASSDGSVNFLKAQFPAVTIIQNDANYGFTGGYNRVLAKVEADYYILLNSDIEVSPNWIEPVIELMETDVIIAAAAPKIKSYAQKDHFEHAGAAGGFIDHLGYPFCRGRIFYDVEEDRGQYNQSGEIFWASGAALFIKKKYWGLSGGFDEQFFAHMEEIDLCWRLKNMGYKIMYCAESEVFHVGGGTLDKENPFKTYLNFRNNLLLLKKNMPVYKSVPIITIRFWMDLLAIFRFMNEGKRKDAWAISRAHQNFVRKLFSPADKKTKTKPAVKDQANLTGMFKSSIVKEFFINKKKHFTDLDPRQFYR; translated from the coding sequence ATGGACATTAAACCTAAAGTAGCTGTAGTAATATTAAACTGGAACGGACTAAAATATTTGAGCCAGTTTTTGCCTGATGTGGTACAATCCACCTATCCCAACCTGGAAATTGTGGTGGGCGACAATGCCTCGTCAGACGGTTCGGTTAATTTCCTGAAAGCGCAATTCCCTGCCGTTACCATTATACAAAACGATGCCAATTACGGCTTTACGGGTGGCTATAACCGTGTTTTAGCAAAGGTTGAGGCTGATTATTACATTCTGCTTAATTCGGACATTGAAGTTAGCCCAAACTGGATAGAACCAGTTATTGAGCTGATGGAAACCGATGTCATAATTGCTGCAGCTGCTCCTAAAATTAAATCATACGCACAAAAAGATCATTTTGAGCATGCAGGCGCTGCTGGTGGCTTTATAGATCATTTAGGCTATCCTTTTTGCCGTGGCCGGATATTTTATGATGTAGAAGAGGATAGAGGCCAGTATAACCAATCAGGAGAGATCTTCTGGGCATCGGGTGCGGCTTTATTCATCAAGAAAAAATATTGGGGTTTATCCGGCGGTTTCGACGAACAGTTTTTTGCGCACATGGAGGAGATTGATCTTTGCTGGCGATTAAAAAACATGGGCTACAAAATAATGTACTGTGCCGAATCTGAAGTTTTCCATGTGGGCGGCGGGACATTGGATAAGGAAAACCCTTTTAAAACTTATCTCAATTTCCGCAATAATTTATTGCTGCTGAAAAAGAATATGCCTGTATACAAATCGGTACCTATTATCACTATCCGTTTCTGGATGGATTTGCTGGCCATTTTCCGCTTTATGAACGAAGGCAAACGTAAAGATGCCTGGGCTATTAGCCGTGCGCATCAGAATTTTGTGCGTAAGCTATTCTCGCCGGCAGATAAAAAAACTAAGACTAAACCCGCTGTAAAGGATCAGGCAAATTTAACCGGGATGTTTAAGAGCAGTATTGTAAAAGAGTTTTTCATCAACAAAAAGAAACACTTTACTGATCTGGACCCTCGTCAGTTTTACCGGTAG
- a CDS encoding DMT family transporter, producing the protein MIYIFLSVCCSVAVSIMLKLAKRYSIDVFQAIIWNYSIAIILTWIFLKPQLGSLPSAPVSSYAILGFLLPAGFLIIALSVRVIGIVRTDTAQRLSLIIPLLAAFFLFNEQLTAFKLIGIAVGILAVILLLIKPVDRRNNIRKTGTLLYPIGVFITFGIVDVMFRQLSVIKEVTFPTSLFAIYIIAFVLSLIGLFYMVLTKKAKFQWRYIGFGWILGVANFGNILFYILAHKAMAKSPSVVFSAMNIGVIAVGTLAGTFLFKEKTSWVNRMGILLAIAAVMIIAYAQTH; encoded by the coding sequence ATGATATACATTTTTTTAAGCGTTTGCTGCAGTGTGGCGGTTTCCATTATGCTGAAACTGGCCAAACGCTACAGTATTGATGTTTTTCAGGCTATCATCTGGAATTATTCTATCGCTATTATACTTACCTGGATTTTCCTCAAACCGCAGTTAGGCTCACTGCCATCAGCGCCTGTATCCAGCTATGCTATACTTGGCTTCTTGCTGCCGGCCGGGTTTTTAATTATTGCTTTATCTGTAAGGGTTATCGGTATTGTACGTACAGATACAGCGCAGCGCCTTTCACTAATAATACCGTTGCTTGCTGCTTTCTTTTTATTTAATGAGCAACTAACCGCCTTTAAGCTTATTGGCATTGCCGTAGGCATTTTAGCGGTTATTTTATTATTAATTAAACCGGTGGACCGCCGCAACAATATCCGTAAAACCGGGACTCTATTGTATCCAATAGGTGTATTTATAACCTTCGGTATTGTTGATGTGATGTTCAGGCAGTTATCAGTGATAAAGGAAGTAACATTCCCAACCTCACTTTTTGCCATTTACATTATTGCTTTTGTGCTCTCGCTCATTGGCTTGTTTTACATGGTACTTACCAAAAAGGCAAAGTTTCAGTGGCGATATATCGGTTTCGGCTGGATATTGGGCGTGGCTAATTTTGGCAACATCTTATTTTACATATTGGCGCACAAGGCTATGGCGAAAAGCCCTTCAGTAGTATTCTCAGCCATGAATATTGGTGTTATAGCCGTGGGTACACTTGCCGGTACATTTTTATTTAAAGAAAAAACAAGCTGGGTAAACCGGATGGGCATTTTACTGGCCATTGCAGCTGTTATGATTATTGCTTACGCGCAAACGCACTAA
- the aroQ gene encoding type II 3-dehydroquinate dehydratase — protein MKIQIINGPNLNLLGVREKSIYGDNSFESYLVQLRKQYAEVEIEYFQSNKEGELIDKLHEIGFSYDGVILNAGAYTHTSIAIADAIAAINTPVIEVHISNVHKREAFRHHSMLAASCVGVIAGFGLNSYRLALEHYLTK, from the coding sequence ATGAAGATACAAATTATTAACGGGCCAAATTTAAACCTGCTTGGCGTAAGGGAAAAATCTATTTACGGCGATAATAGTTTCGAAAGCTATTTAGTGCAATTGCGTAAACAATATGCCGAAGTAGAGATCGAATATTTTCAAAGCAATAAGGAAGGCGAACTGATTGATAAACTGCATGAAATTGGTTTTAGCTATGATGGTGTGATCCTGAATGCGGGCGCATACACCCATACATCTATCGCCATTGCCGATGCTATTGCGGCCATTAATACGCCGGTTATCGAGGTACATATTTCTAACGTGCACAAACGTGAAGCTTTCAGACACCACTCTATGCTGGCGGCAAGTTGTGTGGGGGTTATTGCCGGTTTCGGCTTAAACTCGTACCGTTTGGCGTTGGAGCATTATCTGACCAAATAA
- a CDS encoding mechanosensitive ion channel family protein: protein MQKHLKYLFLVLLTGALVCSFTDDGFGQLRRKKRTQSDSLRASILHRDSMMRTLKRSDTSLNMLLQKVEYYNNSFTQISVTLSHGFDTLEISKQLPSFQKRVTIVKNLIDQDKSNTLRYLYAIRDILTRAEDQLDEWQDQLADINSKLVQMRSDLNEIKKDSTFSTVPADTSLQQTANQPIKAVMSKHKQLDSLNKVNLLKIGLLQNRVADIYISILDQKDRLNIKIRNFGEQAFSSESNYIWDMKATPGTTFASALDDTINMNYKLLKFMISREMVMHFVGFFILALFFIWVFANRRKISNTRTDPHKILLQTNYVARHPMLSAIIVCMVIQPYFYDHPPAVFLEGLFLIATTCVLLLVRKVFPPTLYKFLRTLFFISIIYAISNLFVETSNVDRVIVLIVSGYSAFIGYRFLRDHKEPEEFPPYWRIILKIFVVLQVISFVFNVSGRFTLAKITAVTGNLNLWLAFALYLFVQILMESLFLQLEANKSDTGISSFLDFKLLQSKFRSILNKAAVLMWAIMLAQNLGVEDNIWDWLTNLMQISHNLGGTQFTLGSIVVFIVVIWLSSVAAKIINYFYDFAGQHKGTQPQKRKNKTSMLLVRISVFAVGFFIAVAASGVPMDKITIIISAFGVGIGFGLQNIVNNLVSGLILAFEKPVEIGDVIEVSGKSGTIKEIGIRSSKLLTGDGAEVIIPNGDLISQHVINWTLSNSNRRVELIIGVAYGSDVEKVKEILKKLLTGRDDIMLDPAPVVLLHNLNASSVDFRMLFWAADIAVWQELKSRILAEVYTTFAAEGISLPFPQQDVHLYWDKDAELPLPHPSPVSTPSTSIAVSPQPTLAANKTEAKETNLRESEDKSTTGKTDEGPDQ from the coding sequence ATGCAAAAACATTTAAAGTATCTCTTTTTAGTATTGTTAACCGGAGCGCTGGTATGTTCTTTTACCGATGATGGCTTTGGCCAGCTGCGCAGGAAGAAACGTACCCAAAGCGATTCATTGCGTGCCAGTATTTTGCACCGCGATTCGATGATGCGTACCCTGAAACGTTCGGATACCTCGCTGAATATGCTTTTGCAAAAGGTGGAGTACTATAATAACTCATTTACTCAGATCAGCGTAACCCTGTCGCACGGTTTTGATACCCTCGAGATCAGCAAGCAATTACCCAGCTTTCAAAAACGAGTTACTATTGTTAAAAATCTGATCGATCAGGACAAATCGAACACCCTACGTTACCTGTATGCTATACGAGATATTTTAACCCGTGCCGAAGACCAGTTAGATGAGTGGCAGGATCAGCTCGCCGACATCAACAGCAAACTGGTGCAAATGCGCTCTGATCTGAATGAGATTAAGAAAGACTCGACTTTCAGTACTGTTCCTGCCGATACAAGCTTGCAGCAAACAGCAAACCAGCCTATCAAGGCGGTAATGTCTAAACATAAACAGCTCGATTCGCTTAATAAGGTTAACCTTTTAAAAATCGGCTTGCTTCAAAACCGGGTGGCTGATATTTATATCTCCATCCTCGATCAAAAAGACCGCCTCAATATTAAGATACGCAACTTTGGCGAACAGGCATTCTCGTCAGAGAGTAACTATATCTGGGATATGAAAGCCACCCCAGGTACTACCTTTGCCTCTGCGCTGGATGATACCATAAACATGAACTACAAATTATTGAAGTTTATGATCAGCCGTGAAATGGTAATGCATTTTGTGGGCTTCTTTATCCTGGCGTTGTTCTTTATCTGGGTGTTCGCTAATCGCCGTAAAATTTCAAACACCCGTACAGATCCGCATAAAATATTATTGCAAACCAATTATGTGGCCAGGCACCCAATGCTCTCGGCTATTATTGTTTGCATGGTTATCCAACCCTATTTTTACGATCACCCACCTGCCGTATTTTTGGAAGGGCTTTTCCTGATCGCCACCACTTGTGTATTGTTATTGGTAAGAAAAGTATTTCCGCCAACACTTTATAAGTTTTTGCGCACGCTGTTCTTTATTTCCATCATTTATGCGATCAGTAACCTCTTTGTAGAGACTTCCAACGTAGATAGGGTAATTGTATTAATAGTTTCGGGATATTCTGCATTTATTGGCTACCGGTTTTTAAGGGATCATAAGGAGCCCGAAGAATTTCCACCGTACTGGCGAATTATCTTAAAGATATTCGTCGTACTGCAGGTAATCTCATTTGTATTTAATGTTAGCGGGCGCTTTACGCTTGCCAAAATTACAGCGGTTACTGGCAACCTTAATTTATGGCTGGCCTTTGCCTTGTACCTGTTTGTACAAATATTAATGGAAAGCCTGTTTTTACAACTGGAAGCCAACAAAAGCGATACGGGCATCAGTTCATTTCTCGATTTTAAGTTACTGCAAAGCAAATTCAGGAGCATACTTAATAAAGCCGCTGTATTGATGTGGGCGATAATGCTGGCACAAAACCTTGGTGTTGAAGATAACATCTGGGACTGGCTAACCAACCTGATGCAAATATCGCATAACCTGGGCGGTACGCAATTTACATTGGGCAGCATTGTTGTATTTATAGTGGTGATCTGGCTATCATCAGTCGCTGCGAAAATTATTAATTATTTCTACGATTTTGCTGGCCAACATAAAGGTACACAGCCACAAAAGCGCAAAAATAAAACCTCGATGCTGCTTGTGCGCATCAGTGTGTTTGCCGTTGGCTTTTTTATCGCAGTGGCAGCTTCGGGTGTGCCTATGGATAAGATCACCATTATCATTAGTGCCTTTGGTGTGGGTATCGGTTTCGGTTTGCAGAATATTGTAAACAACCTGGTATCGGGTTTAATACTGGCATTTGAAAAACCGGTAGAGATTGGTGATGTTATAGAGGTGTCCGGTAAATCTGGTACTATTAAGGAGATCGGTATTCGGTCGAGCAAATTGTTAACCGGTGATGGTGCGGAAGTGATTATCCCTAACGGCGACCTGATATCGCAGCACGTAATTAACTGGACGCTTAGTAACAGCAACCGCCGTGTTGAACTTATTATTGGGGTGGCTTATGGTTCTGATGTAGAAAAGGTTAAAGAGATTCTGAAAAAACTACTGACCGGTCGCGATGATATTATGCTTGATCCTGCTCCTGTGGTGTTGCTGCACAACCTGAACGCGAGTTCTGTAGATTTCAGGATGCTTTTCTGGGCAGCCGACATCGCCGTATGGCAGGAACTTAAAAGCCGCATTTTAGCCGAGGTTTATACCACTTTTGCAGCCGAAGGCATTTCTTTACCATTCCCGCAGCAGGATGTGCATTTATACTGGGATAAAGATGCTGAACTGCCTTTACCACACCCATCACCGGTTTCAACACCATCTACTTCAATTGCGGTTAGCCCGCAACCCACGCTTGCAGCCAATAAAACAGAAGCGAAGGAAACTAATTTGAGAGAAAGCGAGGATAAATCGACTACCGGTAAAACTGACGAGGGTCCAGATCAGTAA
- the prmC gene encoding peptide chain release factor N(5)-glutamine methyltransferase — MKTVQDAFNTFKQMLVPLYDVQEADAITTLVLSELTGYSKAKLKAFPETELTDEQSEKLSTILNQLQTGEPLQYILGHTEFYGLKFEVNPNVLIPRPETEELVGWIIESSELPPINILDIGTGSGCIAITLKHELKQATVSAIDISIGALETAKRNAANNQVEVNFIHADILAHENIKLDKKLDVIVSNPPYVTETDKRQMHTNVTDFEPHTALFVPEEDPLLFYNAIADFATKNLNDNGLLFFEINESYGEETIEMLNNKSFINIELRKDMSGRDRMIKCGWASY; from the coding sequence ATGAAAACTGTGCAGGATGCTTTTAATACCTTCAAGCAAATGTTGGTTCCATTGTACGATGTACAAGAGGCCGATGCGATCACCACTTTGGTATTAAGCGAGTTAACGGGTTATAGCAAAGCAAAATTGAAGGCTTTCCCAGAAACTGAATTGACTGATGAGCAATCTGAAAAACTATCCACAATACTAAATCAACTACAAACCGGCGAACCTTTACAATATATTTTAGGCCATACTGAATTTTATGGACTTAAATTCGAAGTAAATCCTAATGTACTTATCCCCCGTCCGGAAACTGAAGAACTAGTAGGCTGGATTATTGAAAGCTCAGAATTACCACCAATAAATATACTTGATATTGGCACCGGCAGCGGATGTATTGCCATTACACTGAAACATGAATTAAAACAAGCTACGGTTTCGGCCATCGATATCTCAATCGGTGCATTAGAAACGGCAAAAAGAAATGCTGCTAACAACCAGGTCGAGGTAAACTTTATCCATGCTGATATACTGGCTCACGAAAATATTAAACTGGATAAAAAGCTTGATGTTATCGTAAGTAACCCACCCTACGTTACCGAAACTGATAAGCGCCAGATGCATACCAATGTAACAGATTTTGAACCGCATACAGCTTTGTTTGTACCCGAAGAAGATCCCTTATTATTCTACAATGCAATTGCTGATTTCGCTACAAAAAACCTTAATGATAACGGATTACTATTCTTTGAGATCAATGAAAGTTATGGTGAAGAAACGATTGAGATGTTAAATAACAAATCATTCATAAACATTGAGTTAAGGAAAGATATGAGCGGACGGGATAGGATGATTAAATGTGGTTGGGCTAGTTATTAG